A section of the Neofelis nebulosa isolate mNeoNeb1 chromosome 12, mNeoNeb1.pri, whole genome shotgun sequence genome encodes:
- the IL11RA gene encoding interleukin-11 receptor subunit alpha translates to MSSSCSGLSRVLVAVAIALVSTSSPCPQAWGPPGVQYGQPGRSMTLCCPGVTSGAPVSWFRDGETRLLQGPDSGLGHELVLARADSTDEGTYICRTLDGALKGIVTLQLGYPPARPVVSCQAADYENFSCTWSPSQVSGLPTRYLTSYRKKTVPGADGQRMSPSTGPWPCPQDPPGASRCVVHGAEFWSQYRINVTEVNPLGASTRLLDVSLQSILRPDPPQGLRVESVPGYPRRLRASWTYPASWPRQPHFLLKFRLQYRPAQHPAWSTVEPAGLEEVITDAVAGLPHAVRVSARDFLDAGTWSAWSPEAWGTPSIGPLPKEIPAGGQPHKQLEEELQADCPASPRPSLLPDPRPLDHRDPLEQVAVLASLGIFSFLGLAAGALALGLWLRLRPDGKDGPQKPGFLAPVMPVDKLPDLHQLAVCHILCGLFWTNRSGHLGRQVMSSFGGDQEISMLRRGEVLCRGHGRWIEMDKWVEFWGAANVWLAGILLLCVEPV, encoded by the exons ATGAGCAGCAGCTGCTCAGGGCTGAGCAGGGTCCTGGTGGCCGTGGCTATAGCCCTGGTgtccacctcctccccctgcccccaggcctggGGCCCCCCAG GGGTCCAGTATGGGCAGCCTGGCAGGTCCATGACACTGTGTTGCCCTGGAGTGACTTCTGG GGCCCCGGTGTCCTGGTTTCGGGATGGGGAGACAAGGCTGCTCCAAGGACCTGACTCTGGGCTAGGGCATGAACTGGTCTTGGCCCGGGCAGACAGCACTGATGAAGGCACCTACATCTGCCGGACCCTGGATGGTGCACTTAAGGGCATTGTGACCCTACAGCTGGgct ACCCCCCAGCCCGCCCTGTTGTCTCCTGCCAAGCAGCTGACTATGAGAACTTCTCCTGCACTTGGAGCCCCAGTCAGGTCAGCGGTTTACCCACCCGCTACCTCACCTCCTACAG GAAGAAGACAGTACCAGGAGCTGATGGCCAGAG GATGAGTCCATCCACAGGGCCCTGGCCATGCCCACAGGATCCCCCAGGGGCTTCCCGCTGTGTAGTCCATGGGGCAGAATTCTGGAGCCAGTACCGAATCAATGTGACTGAGGTGAACCCCCTAGGGGCCAGTACACGCCTGCTGGATGTGAGCTTGCAGAGCATCT TGCGCCCTGACCCACCTCAGGGGCTTCGAGTAGAGTCGGTACCTGGCTACCCCCGCCGCCTGCGTGCCAGCTGGACATACCCGGCCTCCTGGCCCCGCCAGCCCCACTTTCTGCTCAAGTTCCGACTGCAGTACCGTCCAGCGCAGCATCCAGCCTGGTCCACG GTGGAGCCAGCTGGATTGGAGGAAGTGATTACGGATGCTGTGGCTGGGCTTCCCCATGCTGTACGAGTCAGTGCCCGGGACTTTCTGGATGCTGGCACCTGGAGTGCCTGGAGCCCCGAGGCCTGGGGGACTCCAAGCATTG GGCCCCTGCCAAAGGAGATACCAGCTGGGGGCCAGCCACAcaagcagctggaggaggagcttCAGGCAGACTGCCCTGCTTCCCCCAGGCCCTCCCTCTTGCCAGATCCACGGCCACTTG accacAGGGACCCCCTGGAGCAGGTAGCAGTGCTGGCATCTTTGGGAATATTCTCTTTCCTGGGACTGGCGGCTGGGGCCCTGGCACTGGGGCTCTG GCTGAGACTGAGACCAGATGGTAAGGATGGACCCCAAAAGCCTGGGTTCTTGGCTCCAGTGATGCCAGTGGACAAACTTCCAG ATCTCCATCAGCTGGCTGTCTGCCATATACTTTGTGGTCTTTTCTGGACCAATCGGTCCGGACACCTGGGAAGGCAAGTAATGAGTTCTTTTGG GGGAGACCAAGAAATCAGTATGCTGAGAAGAGGAGAGGTGCTGTGCAGGGGCCATGGAAGATGGATAGAGATGGACAAATGGGTAGAATTTTGGGGAGCAGCAAATGTGTGGCTTGCAGGAATCCTTCTGCTTTGCGTGGAGCCTGTGTGA
- the LOC131491745 gene encoding uncharacterized protein LOC131491745, which translates to MSGLRRYEVALEAEEEIYWGCFYFFPWLRMWRRDRSSAHPREQKLEPLRGLMSCLSSGLGPAPQRSGRGLPRRTPAATAQPAGALKI; encoded by the exons ATGTCGGGATTGAGGAGATACGAGGTGGCGCTGGAGGCGGAGGAGGA GATCTACTGGGGTTGCTTCTACTTTTTCCCCTGGCTGCGCATGTGGCGGAGGGACAGGAG CTCGGCGCATCCGCGGGAGCAGAAGTTGGAGCCTCTGCGAGGCCTGATGAGCTGTCTGTCAAGCGGACTGGGCCCTGCCCCCCAGCGCTCGGGTCGCGGCCTCCCTCGCCGCACCCCCGCCGCCACTGCCCAGCCAGCCGGTGCATTAAAGATTTAA
- the CCL27 gene encoding C-C motif chemokine 27 has product MKGPSPTSSLLLLLLLLTPDPGAALLLSPSITCCTQLYRQPLSNKLLRKVIRVELQEADGDCHLQAFVLHLSRRSVCIHPQNRSLARWFERQGRRFQGILPNLNLELIGKMDQGP; this is encoded by the exons ATGAAGGGGCCCTCACCCACTAGCAGCCTCCTtctgctactgctgctgctgaCCCCAGACCCTGGAGCAG CACTGCTACTGTCACCCAGCATTACCTGCTGTACTCAGCTCTACCGCCAGCCACTCTCGAACAAGCTACTGAGGAAAGTCATCCGGGTGGAACTGCAGGAAGCTGATGGGGACTGTCACCTCCAGGCCTTCGT GCTTCACTTGTCTCGACGCAGTGTCTGCATCCATCCTCAGAACCGCAGCCTGGCTCGGTGGTTTGAGCGCCAAGGGAGGAGATTCCAGGGTATTCTGCCTAACCTGAATTTGGAGCTGATAGGGAAAATGGACCAGGGGCCCTAA
- the GALT gene encoding galactose-1-phosphate uridylyltransferase isoform X2 — translation MSRSGSVPEQRQQASEADATATAFRASEHQHIRCNPLQDEWVLVSAHRMKRPWQGQVEPPLLKTVPRHDPHNPLCPGATRANGEVNPYYDGTFLFDNDFPALQPDAPSPGPSDHPLFQAEAARGVCKVMCFHPWSDVTLPLMSVPEIRTVVDAWASVTEELGAQYPWVQVWASSFLPDIAQREERSQRAYQSQHGEPLLMEYGHQELLRRERLVLTSEHWLVLVPFWAVWPFQTLLLPRRHVRRLPELTPAERDDLASIMKKLLTKYDNLFETSFPYSMGWHGAPTGSEAGANWDHWQLHAHYYPPLLRSATIRKFMVGYEMLAQAQRDLTPEQAAERLRMLPEVHYCLGQKDRETATIA, via the exons ATGTCGCGCAGCGGATCAGTTCCTGAGCAGCGCCAGCAGGCGTCGGAGGCGGACGCCACGGCCACAGCCTTCCGGGCGAGCG AACATCAGCATATCCGCTGTAACCCACTACAAGATGAGTGGGTGCTGGTGTCAGCTCACCGCATGAAGCGGCCCTGGCAGGGGCAAGTAGAGCCCCCGCTCTTGAAGACAGTTCCCCGCCACGACCCCCACAACCCTCTGTGTCCCGGGGCCACACGGGCCAATGGAGAG GTGAATCCCTACTATGATGGCACCTTCCTGTTTGACAACGACTTCCCAGCTCTGCAGCCTGATGCCCCCAGTCCAG GACCCAGTGATCATCCCCTTTTCCAAGCAGAGGCTGCTCGAGGAGTTTG TAAGGTCATGTGCTTCCACCCCTGGTCGGATGTAACACTGCCACTCATGTCAGTCCCTGAGATCCGCACTGTCGTCGATGCCTGGGCCTCAGTGACAGAGGAGCTGGGTGCCCAGTACCCTTGGGTGCAG GTGTGGGCCAGTAGTTTCCTGCCAGATATTGCCCAGCGTGAGGAGCGATCTCAGCGGGCCTATCAAAGTCAGCATGGAGAGCCCCTGCTTATGGAGTATGGCCACCAGGAGCTGCTCAGAAGG GAACGTCTGGTCTTAACCAGTGAGCACTGGTTAGTATTGGTCCCCTTTTGGGCAGTGTGGCCCTTCCAGACACTGCTGCTGCCCCGTAGGCATGTGCGGCGTCTGCCTGAGCTGACCCCTGCTGAGCGTGATG ATCTAGCCTCCATCATGAAGAAGCTCTTAACCAAGTATGACAACCTATTTGAGACATCCTTTCCCTACTCCATGGGCTGGCACG GTGCTCCCACAGGATCAGAGGCTGGAGCCAATTGGGACCATTGGCAGTTGCATGCTCATTACTACCCTCCACTCCTGCGCTCTGCCACCATCCGGAAATTCATGGTTGGCTATGAAATGCTTGCCCAGGCACAGAGGGACCTCACCCCTGAGCAG GCTGCAGAGAGACTAAGGATGCTTCCTGAGGTTCATTACTGCCTGGGGCAGAAGGACAGGGAGACAGCAACCATCGCCTGA
- the GALT gene encoding galactose-1-phosphate uridylyltransferase isoform X3, translated as MSRSGSVPEQRQQASEADATATAFRASEHQHIRCNPLQDEWVLVSAHRMKRPWQGQVEPPLLKTVPRHDPHNPLCPGATRANGEVNPYYDGTFLFDNDFPALQPDAPSPGPSDHPLFQAEAARGVCKVMCFHPWSDVTLPLMSVPEIRTVVDAWASVTEELGAQYPWVQIFENKGAMMGCSNPHPHCQVWASSFLPDIAQREERSQRAYQSQHGEPLLMEYGHQELLRRERLVLTSEHWLVLVPFWAVWPFQTLLLPRRHVRRLPELTPAERDGAPTGSEAGANWDHWQLHAHYYPPLLRSATIRKFMVGYEMLAQAQRDLTPEQAAERLRMLPEVHYCLGQKDRETATIA; from the exons ATGTCGCGCAGCGGATCAGTTCCTGAGCAGCGCCAGCAGGCGTCGGAGGCGGACGCCACGGCCACAGCCTTCCGGGCGAGCG AACATCAGCATATCCGCTGTAACCCACTACAAGATGAGTGGGTGCTGGTGTCAGCTCACCGCATGAAGCGGCCCTGGCAGGGGCAAGTAGAGCCCCCGCTCTTGAAGACAGTTCCCCGCCACGACCCCCACAACCCTCTGTGTCCCGGGGCCACACGGGCCAATGGAGAG GTGAATCCCTACTATGATGGCACCTTCCTGTTTGACAACGACTTCCCAGCTCTGCAGCCTGATGCCCCCAGTCCAG GACCCAGTGATCATCCCCTTTTCCAAGCAGAGGCTGCTCGAGGAGTTTG TAAGGTCATGTGCTTCCACCCCTGGTCGGATGTAACACTGCCACTCATGTCAGTCCCTGAGATCCGCACTGTCGTCGATGCCTGGGCCTCAGTGACAGAGGAGCTGGGTGCCCAGTACCCTTGGGTGCAG ATCTTTGAAAACAAAGGGGCCATGATGGGCTgttccaacccccacccccactgtcag GTGTGGGCCAGTAGTTTCCTGCCAGATATTGCCCAGCGTGAGGAGCGATCTCAGCGGGCCTATCAAAGTCAGCATGGAGAGCCCCTGCTTATGGAGTATGGCCACCAGGAGCTGCTCAGAAGG GAACGTCTGGTCTTAACCAGTGAGCACTGGTTAGTATTGGTCCCCTTTTGGGCAGTGTGGCCCTTCCAGACACTGCTGCTGCCCCGTAGGCATGTGCGGCGTCTGCCTGAGCTGACCCCTGCTGAGCGTGATG GTGCTCCCACAGGATCAGAGGCTGGAGCCAATTGGGACCATTGGCAGTTGCATGCTCATTACTACCCTCCACTCCTGCGCTCTGCCACCATCCGGAAATTCATGGTTGGCTATGAAATGCTTGCCCAGGCACAGAGGGACCTCACCCCTGAGCAG GCTGCAGAGAGACTAAGGATGCTTCCTGAGGTTCATTACTGCCTGGGGCAGAAGGACAGGGAGACAGCAACCATCGCCTGA
- the GALT gene encoding galactose-1-phosphate uridylyltransferase isoform X1 — MSRSGSVPEQRQQASEADATATAFRASEHQHIRCNPLQDEWVLVSAHRMKRPWQGQVEPPLLKTVPRHDPHNPLCPGATRANGEVNPYYDGTFLFDNDFPALQPDAPSPGPSDHPLFQAEAARGVCKVMCFHPWSDVTLPLMSVPEIRTVVDAWASVTEELGAQYPWVQIFENKGAMMGCSNPHPHCQVWASSFLPDIAQREERSQRAYQSQHGEPLLMEYGHQELLRRERLVLTSEHWLVLVPFWAVWPFQTLLLPRRHVRRLPELTPAERDDLASIMKKLLTKYDNLFETSFPYSMGWHGAPTGSEAGANWDHWQLHAHYYPPLLRSATIRKFMVGYEMLAQAQRDLTPEQAAERLRMLPEVHYCLGQKDRETATIA; from the exons ATGTCGCGCAGCGGATCAGTTCCTGAGCAGCGCCAGCAGGCGTCGGAGGCGGACGCCACGGCCACAGCCTTCCGGGCGAGCG AACATCAGCATATCCGCTGTAACCCACTACAAGATGAGTGGGTGCTGGTGTCAGCTCACCGCATGAAGCGGCCCTGGCAGGGGCAAGTAGAGCCCCCGCTCTTGAAGACAGTTCCCCGCCACGACCCCCACAACCCTCTGTGTCCCGGGGCCACACGGGCCAATGGAGAG GTGAATCCCTACTATGATGGCACCTTCCTGTTTGACAACGACTTCCCAGCTCTGCAGCCTGATGCCCCCAGTCCAG GACCCAGTGATCATCCCCTTTTCCAAGCAGAGGCTGCTCGAGGAGTTTG TAAGGTCATGTGCTTCCACCCCTGGTCGGATGTAACACTGCCACTCATGTCAGTCCCTGAGATCCGCACTGTCGTCGATGCCTGGGCCTCAGTGACAGAGGAGCTGGGTGCCCAGTACCCTTGGGTGCAG ATCTTTGAAAACAAAGGGGCCATGATGGGCTgttccaacccccacccccactgtcag GTGTGGGCCAGTAGTTTCCTGCCAGATATTGCCCAGCGTGAGGAGCGATCTCAGCGGGCCTATCAAAGTCAGCATGGAGAGCCCCTGCTTATGGAGTATGGCCACCAGGAGCTGCTCAGAAGG GAACGTCTGGTCTTAACCAGTGAGCACTGGTTAGTATTGGTCCCCTTTTGGGCAGTGTGGCCCTTCCAGACACTGCTGCTGCCCCGTAGGCATGTGCGGCGTCTGCCTGAGCTGACCCCTGCTGAGCGTGATG ATCTAGCCTCCATCATGAAGAAGCTCTTAACCAAGTATGACAACCTATTTGAGACATCCTTTCCCTACTCCATGGGCTGGCACG GTGCTCCCACAGGATCAGAGGCTGGAGCCAATTGGGACCATTGGCAGTTGCATGCTCATTACTACCCTCCACTCCTGCGCTCTGCCACCATCCGGAAATTCATGGTTGGCTATGAAATGCTTGCCCAGGCACAGAGGGACCTCACCCCTGAGCAG GCTGCAGAGAGACTAAGGATGCTTCCTGAGGTTCATTACTGCCTGGGGCAGAAGGACAGGGAGACAGCAACCATCGCCTGA
- the GALT gene encoding galactose-1-phosphate uridylyltransferase isoform X4, producing the protein MKRPWQGQVEPPLLKTVPRHDPHNPLCPGATRANGEVNPYYDGTFLFDNDFPALQPDAPSPGPSDHPLFQAEAARGVCKVMCFHPWSDVTLPLMSVPEIRTVVDAWASVTEELGAQYPWVQIFENKGAMMGCSNPHPHCQVWASSFLPDIAQREERSQRAYQSQHGEPLLMEYGHQELLRRERLVLTSEHWLVLVPFWAVWPFQTLLLPRRHVRRLPELTPAERDDLASIMKKLLTKYDNLFETSFPYSMGWHGAPTGSEAGANWDHWQLHAHYYPPLLRSATIRKFMVGYEMLAQAQRDLTPEQAAERLRMLPEVHYCLGQKDRETATIA; encoded by the exons ATGAAGCGGCCCTGGCAGGGGCAAGTAGAGCCCCCGCTCTTGAAGACAGTTCCCCGCCACGACCCCCACAACCCTCTGTGTCCCGGGGCCACACGGGCCAATGGAGAG GTGAATCCCTACTATGATGGCACCTTCCTGTTTGACAACGACTTCCCAGCTCTGCAGCCTGATGCCCCCAGTCCAG GACCCAGTGATCATCCCCTTTTCCAAGCAGAGGCTGCTCGAGGAGTTTG TAAGGTCATGTGCTTCCACCCCTGGTCGGATGTAACACTGCCACTCATGTCAGTCCCTGAGATCCGCACTGTCGTCGATGCCTGGGCCTCAGTGACAGAGGAGCTGGGTGCCCAGTACCCTTGGGTGCAG ATCTTTGAAAACAAAGGGGCCATGATGGGCTgttccaacccccacccccactgtcag GTGTGGGCCAGTAGTTTCCTGCCAGATATTGCCCAGCGTGAGGAGCGATCTCAGCGGGCCTATCAAAGTCAGCATGGAGAGCCCCTGCTTATGGAGTATGGCCACCAGGAGCTGCTCAGAAGG GAACGTCTGGTCTTAACCAGTGAGCACTGGTTAGTATTGGTCCCCTTTTGGGCAGTGTGGCCCTTCCAGACACTGCTGCTGCCCCGTAGGCATGTGCGGCGTCTGCCTGAGCTGACCCCTGCTGAGCGTGATG ATCTAGCCTCCATCATGAAGAAGCTCTTAACCAAGTATGACAACCTATTTGAGACATCCTTTCCCTACTCCATGGGCTGGCACG GTGCTCCCACAGGATCAGAGGCTGGAGCCAATTGGGACCATTGGCAGTTGCATGCTCATTACTACCCTCCACTCCTGCGCTCTGCCACCATCCGGAAATTCATGGTTGGCTATGAAATGCTTGCCCAGGCACAGAGGGACCTCACCCCTGAGCAG GCTGCAGAGAGACTAAGGATGCTTCCTGAGGTTCATTACTGCCTGGGGCAGAAGGACAGGGAGACAGCAACCATCGCCTGA
- the SIGMAR1 gene encoding sigma non-opioid intracellular receptor 1 isoform X1 codes for MQWAVGRRWVWAALLLAAAAVLAQVVWLWLGTQSFVFQHEEIAQLARQYAGLDHELAFSRLIVELRRLHPGHVLPDEELQWVFVNAGGWMGAMCLLHASLSEYVLLFGTALGSGGHSGRYWAEISDTIISGTFHQWREGTTKSEVFYPGETVVHGPGEATAVEWGPNTWMVEYGRGVIPSTLAFALADTIFSTQDFLTLFYTLRAYARGLRLELTTYLFGQDP; via the exons ATGCAGTGGGCCGTGGGCCGGCGGTGGGTGTGGGCCGCGCTGCTCCTGGCTGCCGCTGCTGTGCTGGCCCAGGTGGTCTGGCTCTGGCTGGGCACGCAAAGCTTCGTCTTCCAGCACGAAGAGATCGCGCAGCTGGCCCGGCAGTATGCGG GGTTGGACCACGAGCTGGCGTTCTCTCGGCTGATCGTGGAATTACGGCGGCTGCACCCAGGCCACGTGCTGCCCGACGAGGAGCTGCAGTGGGTGTTTGTGAACGCGGGCGGCTGGATGGGCGCCATGTGCCTTCTGCACGCCTCGCTGTCCGAGTACGTGCTGCTCTTCGGCACCGCCCTGGGCTCTGGCGGCCACTCGG GGCGCTACTGGGCTGAGATTTCCGACACCATCATCTCTGGCACCTTCCACCAGTGGAGAGAGGGCACTACCAAAAGTGAGGTCTTCTACCCAG GGGAGACCGTGGTCCACGGGCCTGGTGAGGCAACAGCTGTGGAATGGGGGCCAAATACATGGATGGTGGAGTATGGTCGGGGTGTCATCCCATCTACCTTGGCCTTCGCACTGGCTGACACAATCTTCAGCACCCAGGACTTCCTCACGCTCTTCTATACTCTTCGCGCCTATGCCCGGGGCCTCCGGCTTGAGCTCACCACCTACCTCTTTGGCCAGGACCCCTGA
- the SIGMAR1 gene encoding sigma non-opioid intracellular receptor 1 isoform X3, with product MQWAVGRRWVWAALLLAAAAVLAQVVWLWLGTQSFVFQHEEIAQLARQYAGLDHELAFSRLIVELRRLHPGHVLPDEELQWVFVNAGGWMGAMCLLHASLSEYVLLFGTALGSGGHSGRYWAEISDTIISGTFHQWREGTTKSEVFYPGPAQV from the exons ATGCAGTGGGCCGTGGGCCGGCGGTGGGTGTGGGCCGCGCTGCTCCTGGCTGCCGCTGCTGTGCTGGCCCAGGTGGTCTGGCTCTGGCTGGGCACGCAAAGCTTCGTCTTCCAGCACGAAGAGATCGCGCAGCTGGCCCGGCAGTATGCGG GGTTGGACCACGAGCTGGCGTTCTCTCGGCTGATCGTGGAATTACGGCGGCTGCACCCAGGCCACGTGCTGCCCGACGAGGAGCTGCAGTGGGTGTTTGTGAACGCGGGCGGCTGGATGGGCGCCATGTGCCTTCTGCACGCCTCGCTGTCCGAGTACGTGCTGCTCTTCGGCACCGCCCTGGGCTCTGGCGGCCACTCGG GGCGCTACTGGGCTGAGATTTCCGACACCATCATCTCTGGCACCTTCCACCAGTGGAGAGAGGGCACTACCAAAAGTGAGGTCTTCTACCCAG GCCCAGCCCAAGTTTAG
- the SIGMAR1 gene encoding sigma non-opioid intracellular receptor 1 isoform X2, with protein sequence MQWAVGRRWVWAALLLAAAAVLAQVVWLWLGTQSFVFQHEEIAQLARQYAGLDHELAFSRLIVELRRLHPGHVLPDEELQWVFVNAGGWMGAMCLLHASLSEYVLLFGTALGSGGHSGRYWAEISDTIISGTFHQWREGTTKSEVFYPDGRPGQ encoded by the exons ATGCAGTGGGCCGTGGGCCGGCGGTGGGTGTGGGCCGCGCTGCTCCTGGCTGCCGCTGCTGTGCTGGCCCAGGTGGTCTGGCTCTGGCTGGGCACGCAAAGCTTCGTCTTCCAGCACGAAGAGATCGCGCAGCTGGCCCGGCAGTATGCGG GGTTGGACCACGAGCTGGCGTTCTCTCGGCTGATCGTGGAATTACGGCGGCTGCACCCAGGCCACGTGCTGCCCGACGAGGAGCTGCAGTGGGTGTTTGTGAACGCGGGCGGCTGGATGGGCGCCATGTGCCTTCTGCACGCCTCGCTGTCCGAGTACGTGCTGCTCTTCGGCACCGCCCTGGGCTCTGGCGGCCACTCGG GGCGCTACTGGGCTGAGATTTCCGACACCATCATCTCTGGCACCTTCCACCAGTGGAGAGAGGGCACTACCAAAAGTGAGGTCTTCTACCCAG ATGGGCGACCAGGCCAGTGA